A genomic window from Balaenoptera acutorostrata chromosome 20, mBalAcu1.1, whole genome shotgun sequence includes:
- the ANKRD13B gene encoding ankyrin repeat domain-containing protein 13B isoform X4 — MKWEFTSWVPLVSKICPSDTYKVWKSGQNLRVDTTLLGFDHMTWQRGNRSFVFRGQDTSAVVMEIDHDRRVVYTETLALAGQDRELLLAAAQPTEEQVLSRLTAPVVTTQLDTKNISFERNKTGILGWRSEKTEMVNGYEAKVYGASNVELITRTRTEHLSEQHKGKVKGCKTPLQSFLGIAEQHGGPQNGTLITQTLSQANPTAITAEEYFNPNFELGNRDMGRPMELTTKTQKFKAKLWLCEEHPLSLCEQVAPIIDLMAVSNALFAKLRDFITLRLPPGFPVKIEIPIFHILNARITFGNLNGCDEPVPLVRGSPSSETPSPGSDSSSVSSSSSTSETLSCPEPALTSPPHRALPREWPGGEVWSTLTHSPAPPASCRGCEISPTLFEAPRGYSVLGGQREATTRDDDDDLLQFAIQQSLLEAGSEYDQVTIWEALTNSKPGTHPMSYEGRRKDRSAPPTPQRQSTTPAGLASVPSPRPSPRPGQGGHVFRSYDEQLRLAMELSAQEQEERRRRARQEEEELERILRLSLTEQ, encoded by the exons ATGAAATGGGAGTTCACTAGCTGGG TGCCCCTGGTGTCCAAGATCTGCCCCAGTGACACCTACAAAGTGTGGAAGAGTGGGCAGAACCTTCGGGTAGACACCACACTTCTGGGCTTTGACCACATGACGTGGCAGCGAGGGAACCGCAGCTTTGTCTTCAGGGGCCAAG ACACGAGCGCCGTGGTCATGGAGATTGACCACGACCGCCGGGTGGTGTACACAGAGACCCTGGCTCTGGCCGGGCAGGACCGTGAGCTACTGCTGGCTGCTGCCCAGCCCACCGAGGAGCAGGTGCTGAGCCGGCTCACCGCACCCGTCGTCACCACGCAGCTCGACACCAAGAACATCTCCTTTGAGAG GAACAAGACCGGCATCCTGGGCTGGCGCAGCGAGAAGACCGAGATGGTGAATGGGTATGAAGCCAAG GTATATGGGGCATCCAATGTGGAGCTCATCACCCGGACACGGACAGAGCATCTTTCAGAACAGCACAAGGGCAAGGTCAAAG GCTGTAAGACACCTCTGCAGTCCTTCCTGGGAATTGCTGAGCAGCATGGGGGCCCCCAAAATGGG ACCCTGATCACTCAGACTCTGAGCCAAGCCAACCCCACTGCCATCACCGCAGAAGAGTACTTCAATCCCAACTTTGAGCTTGGCAACCGTGACATGGGCCGACCCATGGAACTGACCACCAAGACACAGAA GTTCAAGGCCAAGCTGTGGCTGTGTGAGGAGCATCCCCTGTCCCTGTGTGAGCAGGTGGCCCCCATCATTGACCTCATGGCCGTCAGCAATGCACTTTTCGCCAAGCTCCGGGATTTCATTACCCTGCGCCTGCCTCCGGGATTCCCTGTCAAGATTG AAATCCCGATTTTCCACATCCTCAATGCCCGCATCACCTTCGGGAACCTCAATGGCTGCGATGAGCCGGTGCCGTTGGTGCGAGGCAGCCCCAGCAGCGAGACCCCTTCCCCAGGCAGTGACTCCTCCAGTGTCAGCAGCTCCAGTTCCACGAGTGAGACCCTGTCCTGCCCTGAGCCCGCCctcacttcccctccccaccGAGCACTTCCCCGGGAGTGGCCGGGAGGGGAGGTCTGGTCCACTCTGACCCACAGCCCGGCGCCCCCAGCCTCGTGCCGTGGCTGCGAGATCTCCCCCACTTTGTTCGAGGCCCCACGCGGCTACAGCGTGCTGGGCGGCCAGCGAGAGGCCACCACCCGCGATGACGATGACGACCTGCTGCAATTCGCCATCCAGCAGAGCCTGCTTGAGGCGGGCAGTGAGTATGACCAG GTCACCATCTGGGAGGCGCTAACGAACAGCAAACCGGGCACTCACCCCATGTCCTACGAGGGTCGCCGAAAGGACAG GAGCGCTCCGCCCACGCCGCAGCGCCAGTCCACAACCCCCGCGGGCCTGGCGTCGGTCCCCAGCCCTCGGCCCAGCCCACGCCCAGGCCAAGGCGGCCACGTGTTCCGGAGCTACGATGAGCAGCTGCGGCTGGCCATGGAGCTGTCTGCGCAGGAGCAGGAGGAGCGGCGGCGGCGCGCgcgccaggaggaggaggagctggagcgCATCCTGCGGCTCTCTCTGACTGAGCAGTAG
- the ANKRD13B gene encoding ankyrin repeat domain-containing protein 13B isoform X3: MIPANASARKGPEGKYPLHYLVWHNRHRELEKEVRAGQVDIEQLDPRGRTPLHLATTLGHLECARVLLAHGADVGRENRSGWTVLQEAVSTRDLELVQLVLRYRDYQRVVKRLAGIPVLLEKLRKAQDFYVEMKWEFTSWVPLVSKICPSDTYKVWKSGQNLRVDTTLLGFDHMTWQRGNRSFVFRGQDTSAVVMEIDHDRRVVYTETLALAGQDRELLLAAAQPTEEQVLSRLTAPVVTTQLDTKNISFERNKTGILGWRSEKTEMVNGYEAKVYGASNVELITRTRTEHLSEQHKGKVKGCKTPLQSFLGIAEQHGGPQNGTLITQTLSQANPTAITAEEYFNPNFELGNRDMGRPMELTTKTQKFKAKLWLCEEHPLSLCEQVAPIIDLMAVSNALFAKLRDFITLRLPPGFPVKIEIPIFHILNARITFGNLNGCDEPVPLVRGSPSSETPSPGSDSSSVSSSSSTTSCRGCEISPTLFEAPRGYSVLGGQREATTRDDDDDLLQFAIQQSLLEAGSEYDQVTIWEALTNSKPGTHPMSYEGRRKDRSAPPTPQRQSTTPAGLASVPSPRPSPRPGQGGHVFRSYDEQLRLAMELSAQEQEERRRRARQEEEELERILRLSLTEQ; this comes from the exons ATGATCCCCGCCAACGCCTCCGCCAGGAAGGGGCCCGAGGGCAAGTACCCGCTGCACTACCTCGTGTGGCACAACCGCCACCGCGAGCTGGAGAAGGAGGTCCGCGCCGGCCAG GTGGACATCGAGCAGCTGGATCCCCGTGGGCGGACTCCCCTGCACTTGGCCACCACCCTGGGGCACCTCGAGTGTGCCCGCGTGCTCCTGGCACACGGCGCAGATGTGGGCAGGGAGAATCGCAGCGGCTGGACAG TGCTTCAGGAAGCTGTGAGTACCCGGGACCTGGAGCTGGTGCAGCTGGTGCTGCGGTACCGGGACTACCAGCGGGTGGTGAAGCGGCTGGCAGGCATCCCTGTGCTCCTGGAGAAGCTGCGCAAG GCCCAGGACTTCTACGTGGAGATGAAATGGGAGTTCACTAGCTGGG TGCCCCTGGTGTCCAAGATCTGCCCCAGTGACACCTACAAAGTGTGGAAGAGTGGGCAGAACCTTCGGGTAGACACCACACTTCTGGGCTTTGACCACATGACGTGGCAGCGAGGGAACCGCAGCTTTGTCTTCAGGGGCCAAG ACACGAGCGCCGTGGTCATGGAGATTGACCACGACCGCCGGGTGGTGTACACAGAGACCCTGGCTCTGGCCGGGCAGGACCGTGAGCTACTGCTGGCTGCTGCCCAGCCCACCGAGGAGCAGGTGCTGAGCCGGCTCACCGCACCCGTCGTCACCACGCAGCTCGACACCAAGAACATCTCCTTTGAGAG GAACAAGACCGGCATCCTGGGCTGGCGCAGCGAGAAGACCGAGATGGTGAATGGGTATGAAGCCAAG GTATATGGGGCATCCAATGTGGAGCTCATCACCCGGACACGGACAGAGCATCTTTCAGAACAGCACAAGGGCAAGGTCAAAG GCTGTAAGACACCTCTGCAGTCCTTCCTGGGAATTGCTGAGCAGCATGGGGGCCCCCAAAATGGG ACCCTGATCACTCAGACTCTGAGCCAAGCCAACCCCACTGCCATCACCGCAGAAGAGTACTTCAATCCCAACTTTGAGCTTGGCAACCGTGACATGGGCCGACCCATGGAACTGACCACCAAGACACAGAA GTTCAAGGCCAAGCTGTGGCTGTGTGAGGAGCATCCCCTGTCCCTGTGTGAGCAGGTGGCCCCCATCATTGACCTCATGGCCGTCAGCAATGCACTTTTCGCCAAGCTCCGGGATTTCATTACCCTGCGCCTGCCTCCGGGATTCCCTGTCAAGATTG AAATCCCGATTTTCCACATCCTCAATGCCCGCATCACCTTCGGGAACCTCAATGGCTGCGATGAGCCGGTGCCGTTGGTGCGAGGCAGCCCCAGCAGCGAGACCCCTTCCCCAGGCAGTGACTCCTCCAGTGTCAGCAGCTCCAGTTCCACGA CCTCGTGCCGTGGCTGCGAGATCTCCCCCACTTTGTTCGAGGCCCCACGCGGCTACAGCGTGCTGGGCGGCCAGCGAGAGGCCACCACCCGCGATGACGATGACGACCTGCTGCAATTCGCCATCCAGCAGAGCCTGCTTGAGGCGGGCAGTGAGTATGACCAG GTCACCATCTGGGAGGCGCTAACGAACAGCAAACCGGGCACTCACCCCATGTCCTACGAGGGTCGCCGAAAGGACAG GAGCGCTCCGCCCACGCCGCAGCGCCAGTCCACAACCCCCGCGGGCCTGGCGTCGGTCCCCAGCCCTCGGCCCAGCCCACGCCCAGGCCAAGGCGGCCACGTGTTCCGGAGCTACGATGAGCAGCTGCGGCTGGCCATGGAGCTGTCTGCGCAGGAGCAGGAGGAGCGGCGGCGGCGCGCgcgccaggaggaggaggagctggagcgCATCCTGCGGCTCTCTCTGACTGAGCAGTAG
- the CORO6 gene encoding coronin-6 isoform X2, whose protein sequence is MSERQLALWDPERFAAHEGMRPMRAIFTRQGHIFTTGFTRMSQRELGLWDPNNFEEPVALQEMDTSNGVLLPFYDPDSSIVYLCGKGDSSIRYFEITEEPPFVHYLNTFSSKEPQRGMGFMPKRGLDVSKCEIARFYKLHERKCEPIIMTVPRKSDLFQDDLYPDTPGPEPALEADEWLSGQDAEPVLISLRDGYMPPKHRELRVTKRNILDVRPPPGPRRSQSASDAPLSQHTLETLLEEIKALREQVQAQEQRITSLENMLCELVDGTD, encoded by the exons gagagGTTTGCGGCCCACGAGGGAATGAGGCCCATGCGGGCCATCTTCACGCGCCAGGGTCATATCTTCACTACGGGCTTCACCCGCATGAGCCAGCGAGAGCTGGGCCTGTGGGACCCG AACAACTTCGAGGAGCCAGTGGCACTGCAGGAGATGGACACAAGCAACGGGGTCCTACTGCCCTTCTACGATCCCGACTCCAGCATCGTCTACCTGTGTGGCAAG GGCGACAGCAGCATTCGGTACTTTGAGATTACCGAGGAGCCACCTTTCGTGCATTACCTGAACACGTTCAGCAGCAAGGAGCCGCAGAGGGGCATGGGGTTCATGCCCAAGCGGGGACTGGATGTCAGCAAGTGCGAGATTGCACG GTTCTACAAGTTGCACGAAAGAAAGTGTGAACCCATCATCATGACTGTGCCCCGCAAG TCAGACCTGTTCCAAGACGACCTTTACCCAGATACGCCGGGCCCCGAACCCGCCCTAGAAGCGGATGAATGGCTATCCGGCCAGGACGCCGAACCCGTGCTCATCTCGTTGAGGGACGGTTACATGCCCCCCAAGCACCGTGAGCTGCGGGTCACCAAGCGCAACATCCTGGACGTGCGCccgccccccggcccccgccGCAGCCAGTCAGCCAGCGACGCCCCCTTGTCG CAGCACACCCTGGAGACGCTGCTGGAGGAGATCAAGGCCCTGCGCGAGCAGGTGCAGGCCCAGGAGCAGCGCATCACGTCTTTGGAGAACATGCTGTGCGAGCTGGTGGACGGCACGGACTAG
- the ANKRD13B gene encoding ankyrin repeat domain-containing protein 13B isoform X2 produces the protein MIPANASARKGPEGKYPLHYLVWHNRHRELEKEVRAGQVDIEQLDPRGRTPLHLATTLGHLECARVLLAHGADVGRENRSGWTVLQEAVSTRDLELVQLVLRYRDYQRVVKRLAGIPVLLEKLRKAQDFYVEMKWEFTSWVPLVSKICPSDTYKVWKSGQNLRVDTTLLGFDHMTWQRGNRSFVFRGQETLALAGQDRELLLAAAQPTEEQVLSRLTAPVVTTQLDTKNISFERNKTGILGWRSEKTEMVNGYEAKVYGASNVELITRTRTEHLSEQHKGKVKGCKTPLQSFLGIAEQHGGPQNGTLITQTLSQANPTAITAEEYFNPNFELGNRDMGRPMELTTKTQKFKAKLWLCEEHPLSLCEQVAPIIDLMAVSNALFAKLRDFITLRLPPGFPVKIEIPIFHILNARITFGNLNGCDEPVPLVRGSPSSETPSPGSDSSSVSSSSSTSETLSCPEPALTSPPHRALPREWPGGEVWSTLTHSPAPPASCRGCEISPTLFEAPRGYSVLGGQREATTRDDDDDLLQFAIQQSLLEAGSEYDQVTIWEALTNSKPGTHPMSYEGRRKDRSAPPTPQRQSTTPAGLASVPSPRPSPRPGQGGHVFRSYDEQLRLAMELSAQEQEERRRRARQEEEELERILRLSLTEQ, from the exons ATGATCCCCGCCAACGCCTCCGCCAGGAAGGGGCCCGAGGGCAAGTACCCGCTGCACTACCTCGTGTGGCACAACCGCCACCGCGAGCTGGAGAAGGAGGTCCGCGCCGGCCAG GTGGACATCGAGCAGCTGGATCCCCGTGGGCGGACTCCCCTGCACTTGGCCACCACCCTGGGGCACCTCGAGTGTGCCCGCGTGCTCCTGGCACACGGCGCAGATGTGGGCAGGGAGAATCGCAGCGGCTGGACAG TGCTTCAGGAAGCTGTGAGTACCCGGGACCTGGAGCTGGTGCAGCTGGTGCTGCGGTACCGGGACTACCAGCGGGTGGTGAAGCGGCTGGCAGGCATCCCTGTGCTCCTGGAGAAGCTGCGCAAG GCCCAGGACTTCTACGTGGAGATGAAATGGGAGTTCACTAGCTGGG TGCCCCTGGTGTCCAAGATCTGCCCCAGTGACACCTACAAAGTGTGGAAGAGTGGGCAGAACCTTCGGGTAGACACCACACTTCTGGGCTTTGACCACATGACGTGGCAGCGAGGGAACCGCAGCTTTGTCTTCAGGGGCCAAG AGACCCTGGCTCTGGCCGGGCAGGACCGTGAGCTACTGCTGGCTGCTGCCCAGCCCACCGAGGAGCAGGTGCTGAGCCGGCTCACCGCACCCGTCGTCACCACGCAGCTCGACACCAAGAACATCTCCTTTGAGAG GAACAAGACCGGCATCCTGGGCTGGCGCAGCGAGAAGACCGAGATGGTGAATGGGTATGAAGCCAAG GTATATGGGGCATCCAATGTGGAGCTCATCACCCGGACACGGACAGAGCATCTTTCAGAACAGCACAAGGGCAAGGTCAAAG GCTGTAAGACACCTCTGCAGTCCTTCCTGGGAATTGCTGAGCAGCATGGGGGCCCCCAAAATGGG ACCCTGATCACTCAGACTCTGAGCCAAGCCAACCCCACTGCCATCACCGCAGAAGAGTACTTCAATCCCAACTTTGAGCTTGGCAACCGTGACATGGGCCGACCCATGGAACTGACCACCAAGACACAGAA GTTCAAGGCCAAGCTGTGGCTGTGTGAGGAGCATCCCCTGTCCCTGTGTGAGCAGGTGGCCCCCATCATTGACCTCATGGCCGTCAGCAATGCACTTTTCGCCAAGCTCCGGGATTTCATTACCCTGCGCCTGCCTCCGGGATTCCCTGTCAAGATTG AAATCCCGATTTTCCACATCCTCAATGCCCGCATCACCTTCGGGAACCTCAATGGCTGCGATGAGCCGGTGCCGTTGGTGCGAGGCAGCCCCAGCAGCGAGACCCCTTCCCCAGGCAGTGACTCCTCCAGTGTCAGCAGCTCCAGTTCCACGAGTGAGACCCTGTCCTGCCCTGAGCCCGCCctcacttcccctccccaccGAGCACTTCCCCGGGAGTGGCCGGGAGGGGAGGTCTGGTCCACTCTGACCCACAGCCCGGCGCCCCCAGCCTCGTGCCGTGGCTGCGAGATCTCCCCCACTTTGTTCGAGGCCCCACGCGGCTACAGCGTGCTGGGCGGCCAGCGAGAGGCCACCACCCGCGATGACGATGACGACCTGCTGCAATTCGCCATCCAGCAGAGCCTGCTTGAGGCGGGCAGTGAGTATGACCAG GTCACCATCTGGGAGGCGCTAACGAACAGCAAACCGGGCACTCACCCCATGTCCTACGAGGGTCGCCGAAAGGACAG GAGCGCTCCGCCCACGCCGCAGCGCCAGTCCACAACCCCCGCGGGCCTGGCGTCGGTCCCCAGCCCTCGGCCCAGCCCACGCCCAGGCCAAGGCGGCCACGTGTTCCGGAGCTACGATGAGCAGCTGCGGCTGGCCATGGAGCTGTCTGCGCAGGAGCAGGAGGAGCGGCGGCGGCGCGCgcgccaggaggaggaggagctggagcgCATCCTGCGGCTCTCTCTGACTGAGCAGTAG
- the ANKRD13B gene encoding ankyrin repeat domain-containing protein 13B isoform X1: MIPANASARKGPEGKYPLHYLVWHNRHRELEKEVRAGQVDIEQLDPRGRTPLHLATTLGHLECARVLLAHGADVGRENRSGWTVLQEAVSTRDLELVQLVLRYRDYQRVVKRLAGIPVLLEKLRKAQDFYVEMKWEFTSWVPLVSKICPSDTYKVWKSGQNLRVDTTLLGFDHMTWQRGNRSFVFRGQDTSAVVMEIDHDRRVVYTETLALAGQDRELLLAAAQPTEEQVLSRLTAPVVTTQLDTKNISFERNKTGILGWRSEKTEMVNGYEAKVYGASNVELITRTRTEHLSEQHKGKVKGCKTPLQSFLGIAEQHGGPQNGTLITQTLSQANPTAITAEEYFNPNFELGNRDMGRPMELTTKTQKFKAKLWLCEEHPLSLCEQVAPIIDLMAVSNALFAKLRDFITLRLPPGFPVKIEIPIFHILNARITFGNLNGCDEPVPLVRGSPSSETPSPGSDSSSVSSSSSTSETLSCPEPALTSPPHRALPREWPGGEVWSTLTHSPAPPASCRGCEISPTLFEAPRGYSVLGGQREATTRDDDDDLLQFAIQQSLLEAGSEYDQVTIWEALTNSKPGTHPMSYEGRRKDRSAPPTPQRQSTTPAGLASVPSPRPSPRPGQGGHVFRSYDEQLRLAMELSAQEQEERRRRARQEEEELERILRLSLTEQ, encoded by the exons ATGATCCCCGCCAACGCCTCCGCCAGGAAGGGGCCCGAGGGCAAGTACCCGCTGCACTACCTCGTGTGGCACAACCGCCACCGCGAGCTGGAGAAGGAGGTCCGCGCCGGCCAG GTGGACATCGAGCAGCTGGATCCCCGTGGGCGGACTCCCCTGCACTTGGCCACCACCCTGGGGCACCTCGAGTGTGCCCGCGTGCTCCTGGCACACGGCGCAGATGTGGGCAGGGAGAATCGCAGCGGCTGGACAG TGCTTCAGGAAGCTGTGAGTACCCGGGACCTGGAGCTGGTGCAGCTGGTGCTGCGGTACCGGGACTACCAGCGGGTGGTGAAGCGGCTGGCAGGCATCCCTGTGCTCCTGGAGAAGCTGCGCAAG GCCCAGGACTTCTACGTGGAGATGAAATGGGAGTTCACTAGCTGGG TGCCCCTGGTGTCCAAGATCTGCCCCAGTGACACCTACAAAGTGTGGAAGAGTGGGCAGAACCTTCGGGTAGACACCACACTTCTGGGCTTTGACCACATGACGTGGCAGCGAGGGAACCGCAGCTTTGTCTTCAGGGGCCAAG ACACGAGCGCCGTGGTCATGGAGATTGACCACGACCGCCGGGTGGTGTACACAGAGACCCTGGCTCTGGCCGGGCAGGACCGTGAGCTACTGCTGGCTGCTGCCCAGCCCACCGAGGAGCAGGTGCTGAGCCGGCTCACCGCACCCGTCGTCACCACGCAGCTCGACACCAAGAACATCTCCTTTGAGAG GAACAAGACCGGCATCCTGGGCTGGCGCAGCGAGAAGACCGAGATGGTGAATGGGTATGAAGCCAAG GTATATGGGGCATCCAATGTGGAGCTCATCACCCGGACACGGACAGAGCATCTTTCAGAACAGCACAAGGGCAAGGTCAAAG GCTGTAAGACACCTCTGCAGTCCTTCCTGGGAATTGCTGAGCAGCATGGGGGCCCCCAAAATGGG ACCCTGATCACTCAGACTCTGAGCCAAGCCAACCCCACTGCCATCACCGCAGAAGAGTACTTCAATCCCAACTTTGAGCTTGGCAACCGTGACATGGGCCGACCCATGGAACTGACCACCAAGACACAGAA GTTCAAGGCCAAGCTGTGGCTGTGTGAGGAGCATCCCCTGTCCCTGTGTGAGCAGGTGGCCCCCATCATTGACCTCATGGCCGTCAGCAATGCACTTTTCGCCAAGCTCCGGGATTTCATTACCCTGCGCCTGCCTCCGGGATTCCCTGTCAAGATTG AAATCCCGATTTTCCACATCCTCAATGCCCGCATCACCTTCGGGAACCTCAATGGCTGCGATGAGCCGGTGCCGTTGGTGCGAGGCAGCCCCAGCAGCGAGACCCCTTCCCCAGGCAGTGACTCCTCCAGTGTCAGCAGCTCCAGTTCCACGAGTGAGACCCTGTCCTGCCCTGAGCCCGCCctcacttcccctccccaccGAGCACTTCCCCGGGAGTGGCCGGGAGGGGAGGTCTGGTCCACTCTGACCCACAGCCCGGCGCCCCCAGCCTCGTGCCGTGGCTGCGAGATCTCCCCCACTTTGTTCGAGGCCCCACGCGGCTACAGCGTGCTGGGCGGCCAGCGAGAGGCCACCACCCGCGATGACGATGACGACCTGCTGCAATTCGCCATCCAGCAGAGCCTGCTTGAGGCGGGCAGTGAGTATGACCAG GTCACCATCTGGGAGGCGCTAACGAACAGCAAACCGGGCACTCACCCCATGTCCTACGAGGGTCGCCGAAAGGACAG GAGCGCTCCGCCCACGCCGCAGCGCCAGTCCACAACCCCCGCGGGCCTGGCGTCGGTCCCCAGCCCTCGGCCCAGCCCACGCCCAGGCCAAGGCGGCCACGTGTTCCGGAGCTACGATGAGCAGCTGCGGCTGGCCATGGAGCTGTCTGCGCAGGAGCAGGAGGAGCGGCGGCGGCGCGCgcgccaggaggaggaggagctggagcgCATCCTGCGGCTCTCTCTGACTGAGCAGTAG